The segment TTCTCTCCCTCCACCTCCACCTCGGCCAGGAGGGCCTCCCCCCTCTCCCGAAACTCCAGGCCCAGCCGGTCCAGGACCATAAAGCCCAGGTTGTGGCGGGTCCTGGCGTACCGCTCCCCTGGGTTTCCCTGGCCCACCACCAGGAACATTCCTGTCCTCCGCAAAAAGGGGGCGAAAACGCCCCCCTTCCTTCCGCCACAGGCCAATTCCCTTCCCGGGGTCCCCGCCCGTCAAGTACAGGGCGGTGCTACTCCTCCTCTTCCCTCTTGCCCTTCTTGATCACCTCGGGCTCAGCAGGAGCCTCGGTAGCTTCCACCGCAAGCTTTTCCACATCCTCGGGAGGTACCACCGCAGCGATGGTTTCCTCCGGAGAGATGGCCAGCTTAACCCCCTCCGGAAGCTTGATGTCGGCGGCGTGAAGGCTATCCCCGATGCCCAGACCCGAGACATCCACCTCGATGAACTCGGGGATGTTCCTTGGGGAAACCCGCACCAGGATGTCCCGGTGCACCTCCTGCAAAACACCCCCCTCCCGCACCCCCTGGGGCGTGCCCACAAAGCGCAAGGGGATGTACATCTCTACCGGCTCGTCGGAGAGCACGTAGAAGTCCACGTGCTCGGGGCGGCGCCGGCGCTTGTCCAGGTTCACCTGGCGCACCAAGGTGGGCAGTTCCTGGCCGTCGGGGAGTTCCAGGACGATCACGTGGTGGATGGAAGCCTGACGGAAGACCTTGTCGAACTCCCCGAGCTCCACGTAGACCTTACGGTTCAGGTGCTTATTGTAGATGACGCCGGGGAGCTTCCCCGCCCGGCGCAAGACGGCGGGCTTCTCCCCTTCCCGGTACTGGGCCTTCAAACGGTATTCCATGTCTCCTCCTCAACCTCCCAAAAGGCAAAGGCCCCCTAGGGGCACACTATGGGAAAGCTTATCACACCCCCAGGCCCTCTTGCCACCTCAGATCAAAGCGCTCACCGACTGGTTGGTGTGCACGTGCCGGATGGCCTGGGCCAAAAGCTCGGCGGTGGAAAGCACCGTGTACCCTCCATCCCTCAAGGGGATGGTATCGGTGAAGATCACCTCACGGATGGCGGGATGGGAAAGGTTTTCCCGGGCCTCCCCCACCAGAACCGGATGGGTGGCCATGACCACCATCTCCGGCAAAGCCCCAGCCAGCAGGAGGGCCTCCACCCCCCGCCTTATGGTCCCCCCGGTGGAAACGATGTCATCGATGATCAAAGGCCTCTTTCCCCCCACCTCCCCGATCACGTAGGTGACGGAGGTTTCCTTGGGACCATGGCGGCGCTTGGCCAGCATGGCGAAGGGCAGGCCCAAGCGTTCGGAAAGCCGCCTGGCCTCCTCCGCCCGGCCCGCATCCGGGGAAACCACCACTCCGTTTTCCGTATAGCCCTTTTCCTGAAGGTAACGGGCGAAGAGGCGTACCGCCGAGAGATGATCCACGGGGATATCAAAAAACCCTTGGATCTGGGAAGCGTGGAGATCGATGGCGATTACCCGGTGCACTCCCACGGTTTCCAGGAGATTGGCCACCAGCTTGGCGCTCACGGGCTCGCGGCCCTGAGTCTGCTTATCCTGACGGGCGTAACCGAAGTAGGGGATCACGGCGTTGATGCGGCCCGCAGAGCTCCGGCGGGCGGCATCCGCCAGAAGGAGGAGCTCCATCAGGTGGTCGTTCACCGGGGGACTGGTGGGCTGGATGAGGTAGACGTCATCCCCCCGCACGCTTTCCAAAAGACGCACCCTCACCTCCCCGTCGGGGAAGCGGTCCACCACTGCCTCTCCCAAGGGAACCCCTAGGGCCTCCGCCACCCGCCGGGCCAGGTCGGGGTGGGCATTCCCCGTGAAGAGCTTGATTTCCATGGGCCCCTCCCCTTTCAGTATGCCAAAAGGGCTTGGGCCAGGAGGCCAAGCCGCCTCGAGGCCTCCTTTAAAAAAGCCTGGAAGTCCCTGGCCGCCTCCTCCCCCGCCCCATCGGTCACGGCACGGATCAAGGCCATGGGATGCTGGAAGCGCCAGGCCACCATGAGGGCCGCCGCCCCCTCCATCTCCACCGCCTGGGCCCCGTGGAGCCGGGCCAGCCTCCTGGCTTCCTCCCTGTCCGCCAGAAACCGGTCCCCCGTGGCCACCACCCCCCGCCGGGCGGGAAAGCCCAGGGCGGAAGCCGTCACCTCAGCCTGGGCCAGAAGGCCAGGGTTCGAGGGGAAAAACCGTACCCCAAAGGCCGTCTCTCCTGGCTCCCGACCAAAGGGGGTCAGGTCCACATCCCACTGCACCGCCTTCTCGGCCAGAAGGAGGTCCAGGGCACGAAGGGAGGGGTCCAGACCCCCCGCTACCCCCAGGAAAAAGCTTTCCCTGGGAGCAAAGCGGGTAAGGACATGGGCCACGGCCGAGGCCGCCGCCACCTTGCCTACCCCGGTTTCCGCCACCAGCACCCCGGGGGCCTGGTGGAGGGGAAAGGGGGCCTCGAGGGCCTCCCTCGCGTCCAAGGCCTCCCTTAAGGCCTCCGCTTCC is part of the Thermus caldilimi genome and harbors:
- the mtnN gene encoding 5'-methylthioadenosine/S-adenosylhomocysteine nucleosidase encodes the protein MIAFFAAEPEEAEALREALDAREALEAPFPLHQAPGVLVAETGVGKVAAASAVAHVLTRFAPRESFFLGVAGGLDPSLRALDLLLAEKAVQWDVDLTPFGREPGETAFGVRFFPSNPGLLAQAEVTASALGFPARRGVVATGDRFLADREEARRLARLHGAQAVEMEGAAALMVAWRFQHPMALIRAVTDGAGEEAARDFQAFLKEASRRLGLLAQALLAY
- a CDS encoding ribose-phosphate diphosphokinase, with protein sequence MEIKLFTGNAHPDLARRVAEALGVPLGEAVVDRFPDGEVRVRLLESVRGDDVYLIQPTSPPVNDHLMELLLLADAARRSSAGRINAVIPYFGYARQDKQTQGREPVSAKLVANLLETVGVHRVIAIDLHASQIQGFFDIPVDHLSAVRLFARYLQEKGYTENGVVVSPDAGRAEEARRLSERLGLPFAMLAKRRHGPKETSVTYVIGEVGGKRPLIIDDIVSTGGTIRRGVEALLLAGALPEMVVMATHPVLVGEARENLSHPAIREVIFTDTIPLRDGGYTVLSTAELLAQAIRHVHTNQSVSALI
- a CDS encoding 50S ribosomal protein L25; the protein is MEYRLKAQYREGEKPAVLRRAGKLPGVIYNKHLNRKVYVELGEFDKVFRQASIHHVIVLELPDGQELPTLVRQVNLDKRRRRPEHVDFYVLSDEPVEMYIPLRFVGTPQGVREGGVLQEVHRDILVRVSPRNIPEFIEVDVSGLGIGDSLHAADIKLPEGVKLAISPEETIAAVVPPEDVEKLAVEATEAPAEPEVIKKGKREEEE